The genomic region GCGAAAAAAGCAACCAAGAAGTCCGAAGACGAAGCAGCAGCCGTAGAAGCTCCTGCTACTGAAGAAGCTGCGCCAGCAGTTGAGGCCAAAGAAGAAGTTGCTGAGGTAAAAGCAGAAAAGAAAGCAGAACCACGCAAACCAATGGAGCGTCCAGCCGATTTCGATTGGAGTGCCATCGGCAAAAAAGATGTGGTTTACGCTGAGAAGGAAAGAAAGGCGTTGGAGGAGATGTACGACTCAACCATCACTTCTTTCAACTCGCATGATGTTGTTGACGGAAAGATCATCGATAAGACGAAGAAGGACTTCATCGTTACCATCGGTGGTAAATCAGAAGGAGCGGTTCCAGTGAGCGAAACACGCTACAATCCTGAATTTGAAGTTGGCGACACCATTGAGGTGTATATTGAAAAAGTAGAAGATAAAGAAGGCCAGTTGGTGCTTTCTCACAAGAAGGCGCGCGCGCTTCGTTCTTGGGAGCGTGTTAACGAAGCTCTTGAGAAAGATGAGGTTATCCGCGGTCTTATCAAGTGCAGAACAAAAGGTGGTCTTATTGCCGATGTATTCGGAATTGAGGCGTTCCTTCCTGGTTCTCAGATCGATGTGAAGCCTATCCGCGACTACGATATCTACGTTGGTAAAACAATGGAGTTCAAGGTCGTTAAGATCAATAACGAGTACAAGAACGTGGTCGTTTCGCACAAGGCGCTTATCCAAGAAGAGCTTGAGTCTCAGAAGAAAGAGATCATCGGTAAATTGGAGAAAGGACAGATCCTTGAAGGAACCGTTAAGAACATCACTTCTTATGGTGTATTCGTGGATCTTGGAGGTGTTGACGGACTTATCCACATCACAGATCTTTCTTGGGGACGTATCAACCATCCAGAAGAGATCGTTGAGTTGGATCAGAAGATCAACGTGGTTATCCTTGACTTCGATGATGACAAGAAGCGAATTGCACTTGGTCTGAAGCAATTGAGCCAACATCCTTGGGATGCAATGACACAAGAGGTGAACGTTGGAGACAAGGTGAAAGGAAAAGTGGTTGTAGTTGCCGATTACGGTGCGTTCGTTGAGGTCGCTCCAGGAGTTGAAGGACTGCTTCACGTTTCTGAAATGAGCTGGTCACAGCACTTGAGAAGCGCTTCTGACTTCTTGAAAGTTGGAGACGAGGTAGAATGTGTAGTGCTTACCTTGGATAAGGAGGACAGAAAGATGTCGTTGGGTATGAAGCAGTTGATGCCAGACCCATGGGCAGACATCATGACCAAATATCCAGTTGGATCGCAGCATACAGCCAAGGTTCGCAGCTTCACCAACTTCGGAATCTTCGTTGAGCTGGAAGAAGGAGTTGATGGACTTGTTCACATCTCAGACCTTTCTTGGAACAAGAAGATCAAGCATCCATCGGAGTTCACCAGCATTGATGCCGACCTTGAAGTAAAAGTGTTGGAGATCGATGCCGAGAACAGAAGACTGAGCTTGGGTCACAAACAACTGGAAGAGAATCCTTGGGACGTATTCGAAACGGTATTCACCATCGATAGCGTACATCAGGGAACTGTTACCGGTTCGAACGACAAAGGCGCAACTGTTGCACTTCCTTACGGAGTGGAAGGTTTCTGCCCTAAGCGTCACATGAAGAAAGAAGATGGTTCCGATCTGAAAAATGACGAGACCGCAG from Flavobacteriales bacterium harbors:
- a CDS encoding 30S ribosomal protein S1, giving the protein MAESKKEATEEKKVAVEGEVAEKPKAKKTTKKAADKSEKPAAKKATKKSEDEAAAVEAPATEEAAPAVEAKEEVAEVKAEKKAEPRKPMERPADFDWSAIGKKDVVYAEKERKALEEMYDSTITSFNSHDVVDGKIIDKTKKDFIVTIGGKSEGAVPVSETRYNPEFEVGDTIEVYIEKVEDKEGQLVLSHKKARALRSWERVNEALEKDEVIRGLIKCRTKGGLIADVFGIEAFLPGSQIDVKPIRDYDIYVGKTMEFKVVKINNEYKNVVVSHKALIQEELESQKKEIIGKLEKGQILEGTVKNITSYGVFVDLGGVDGLIHITDLSWGRINHPEEIVELDQKINVVILDFDDDKKRIALGLKQLSQHPWDAMTQEVNVGDKVKGKVVVVADYGAFVEVAPGVEGLLHVSEMSWSQHLRSASDFLKVGDEVECVVLTLDKEDRKMSLGMKQLMPDPWADIMTKYPVGSQHTAKVRSFTNFGIFVELEEGVDGLVHISDLSWNKKIKHPSEFTSIDADLEVKVLEIDAENRRLSLGHKQLEENPWDVFETVFTIDSVHQGTVTGSNDKGATVALPYGVEGFCPKRHMKKEDGSDLKNDETADFKVIEFNKDSRRILVSHAKVHSDEAYAAQADEKEKTKSSTSRGVKKVQQSQEKTTLGDLDALADLKSQMEESEKKKK